CGCATCGGCTCCTACAACATCCTGATCGGCGAGAACCCCTTCTACGACGTGGAGGGCGAGAACTTCGAGTCCTCGCACAAGATCTTCCACACCGCCTTCCCGGGCGGCTTCTTCTGGGAGGTGCTCGAGGTCCTCGCCGGCCCGCCCACCGTCACCTTCAAGTGGCGCCACTGGGGCCGCTACGAGGGCGAGTACAAGGGCCACCAGCCCACCGGCGAACTCATCGAGATGACCGGCATCACCATTGCCAAGGTCTCCGAGGACCTGCGCATCCTCGAGCTCGAGCACTTCTACGACAACAACAAGCTGCTCGGCCCGCTGGCCCACGGCTGCCCGGTCACCCACACCGCGAACTAGCCGCTGCCACAACACCTTCCGCTTCGACGAGCCCCCGATCCCACCTCCCGCGAGATCGGGGGCTCGGGCACGTCCCGGCCGCGCGGCGACACGGGCACAGCGATCCTGTGAACCGTGGCGCGCCCGCGTGTCCGGTCGGCGTTAAAGTCGGGCGCGATGAGTATCCGCAGGTATTCGCGCCGCCCCGCTGTCTCGGCCGAGCGCACCGCTGTATCGGCCGAGCGCACCGCCGTGACGGCCAAGCGTGCCGCCGTGACGGTGGCTGCCGTCGTCGCAGCCGTGTCCGGGTTCGCCTTCGCGCCGGGTCCCGGTGACGCGACGGCCCAACCGTCCACCACGACAACGCCGTTCACCACGCCCAACACCGACGGCTGCCCGAACAAGACCACCCCGCCGTCCCCCATCGACAGCTCGGAGGTGCCCGAACCCGGGCAGACCGCCCCCGGCCCGCTGCCGATCCCGGACCCGCCCGTCGGCGGCAAGGCACTCGGCGGTTGCGGCGTCCTGCTGCCCGCGGGCGCGGGCCCGCTGCCCGAGGGCATCTCGGCCACCGCCTGGGAGGTCGCCGACCTCGATACCGGCAAGGTGATCGCGGCCAAGGATCCGCACGGCCGCTACCGGCCCGCCTCCACCATCAAGGTGCTGCTGGCCTCGGTGGCGATCCCGGCGCTGGACCTGGACAAGACGATCGTCGGCACCCAGGACGACGCCAATGCCGACGGCACCCGCGTCGGCATCGGCCCGGGCGGCCGGTATACCAACAAGCAGCTGTTCCAGGCCCTGATCATGGCGTCGGGCAACGATGCCGCGCATGCGATCTCCACGCAACTGGGCGGTGACGACGCCACCGTGGCGAAGATGAACGCGCTGGCGAAACAGTTGCGCGCGTTGGACACTCGCGCCGCCACCCCGTCGGGGCTGGACGGTCCGGGCATGAGCATCTCGGCCTACGATCTGGCGCTGCTGTTCCGGCACGCCATGACGCTGCCGCTGTTCGCGGAGCTGATCCACACCGAGCAGGTCGACTTCCCCGGCTTCCCTGCCAACCCGAAAATCCCCGACGACAAGGATCATCCGGGCTTCCCCATCGCCAACGACAACCATCTGCTCTACGAGTACGACGGTGCGATCGGCGGCAAGACCGGCTACACCGACGACGCCCGGCAGACCTTCGTGGCCGCCGCCGCACGCAACGGCCACCGCTATGTGGTGACCCTGCTCAAGGCGGATGTGCGGCCCTTCCGGCCGTGGGAGCAGGCCGCCAAGCTGCTCGACTACGCGTTCGCGCTGCCCGCCGGCGCGAGCATCGGCACCATGCCCGACGCCTCCGGCAAGACGCCGGAATCGTCTGTGGCGCTGGCGAGTCCGCCGACGCCGGACGCGGCCCAACCGGCCCCGGCGGACGACGGCTCCGATCACCACGCGCTGCGGATCGCGCTCATGGTCGGCGGGGTGGCGCTGGTGGTCGTGCTGCTGCTGGCCGCCCGGCGGGTGAGCCGGCGGCGGTGAGCGGATCGCTCACCGGCGGCGGCGCATCGAAAGCAGGGTCGCCGCAAGGGCTCCCGCGCCGAACAGGGCCGCGCCCTTGCCCGCGGACAGTTCGGCGATGGTGGCGCGCGGCCGGATGATCGCCGGGCCGGGCGGCGGAATCTCGGCGGGCACGTCGTTGTCCGAGGCGGTCGCGGCCCACGCGGTGGCGAACAGCAGGATGCGGGCGGTGAAGTAGCTGAACACCATCAGCCCGATGATGGGACCGAAGACCACGCCCGCCGGACCGGTCACCACCGATTTCAGGATGATCGAGGCCAGCTGTTTGAACACCTCGAAGATGACGGCCGCGATCAGCGCCGCCCGGGCCGCGCTGCGGAAGGTCACCGGATGGCGCGGCATGCGGGCGATGATCCACACGAAGACCGCCCAGTTGGCCAGCACCGCCAGCACCAGCGATCCCACCGCCAGCAGCACCTCGACCGCGGTCGACTCGTGCACGTTCAGACGCTTCAGCAGCGTGTTGATCAGCCCGCTCGAGGCCAGGATGGACAGTCCGATCGAGACATTGAACGCGACGAACAGCCCGATCAGCGCCAGCAGGTCGGAGGCCTTGGTGACGAACCAGTTGCCCGGCTTGGCCGGCTGATCCCACTGCTCGGTGAGCGCCGCGCGCAGGTTCGCGATCCAGCCCAGCCCGGCATAGGCGCCGGTCACCAGGCCGATGCTGCCCACCCCGGCGCGCGACTGCACCGCCTTGTGGATCAGGTCGTTGATGGAGTCACCGGCCGAGCCCGGAATGTTCTCCACGATCTTGTGCTGAATGTCGGTGAGCAGCTGCGGGTTTCGCGACAGCACGAAACCCGCCACCGCGAAACCCACCATCAGCAGCGGAAACAGCGACAGCACGGTGAAATACGTGATGCCCGCGGCGTAGTAGTCGCCCCGCTGGCGCTGATAGCGCCCGCCCGCGCGGACCACATGGTCCAGCCACGGCCGCCGCCGCACCTGCCGTTCGGCCCACGCCTTGACGTTCCCGACAACCTTCCCGAACACACCGCCACCTCCGCCACGATGCGCGGCGGCCGGCCGGGTCAGCGGGCCAGAAAGCCCACCCGGTCGTACACCTGCGCGAGAGTCTTCCCGGCGACCTCCCGTGCCCGCTCCGCGCCGGTGGCCAGAATGCGATCGAGTTCGCCCTGGTCAGACATGTATTCTTCCACCTTCGCCCGCAGCGGTGTCACGAACTCGACGAGTGCGTCCGCCGTGTCGGACTTGAGGTCACCGTAACCCTTACCGGCGTAATCCTGTTCGAGGGTGACGATCGGGGTGTCGGTGAGGGAGCTGAGGATGACCAGCAGGTTGCTGACACCCGCCTTGGCCTGCGGGTCGTAGCGGATCTCGCGCTCGGCGTCGGTGACGGCGGAGCGGATCTTCTTGGCCGAGACCTTGGGATCGTCGAGCAGGTTGAGAAGGCCCGCGTCGGTGGTGGCCGACTTGCTCATCTTCGCGGTGGGATCCTGCAGGTCGTAGATCTTGGCGGTGCCGGTCACGATGTGCGGTTCGGGGACCACGAAGGTCTTCTTGTAGCGAGTGTTGAAGCGCTGCGCCAGGTTTCGGGTCAGCTCCAGATGCTGGCGCTGATCCTCGCCGACCGGCACCAGCTGCGCCCGGTAGAGCAGGATGTCGGCGGCCATGAGCACCGGGTAGGTGAACAGGCCCACGGTCGCGTTGTCCGCGCCCTGCTTGACCGACTTGTCCTTGAACTGGGTCATGCGGCTGGCCTCGCCGAACCCGGTGAGGCAGTTCAGCACCCACGCCAGCTCGGCGTGCTCGGGCACCTGGGACTGCACGAACAGCGTCGACCGCTTGGGGTCCAGCCCCAGCGCGAGCAGCTGCGCCGCCGACACCTTGGTCCGCCGGCGCAGCTCCTTGGGATCCTGCGGCACCGTGATGGCGTGCAGGTCCGGAATGAAGTAGAAGGCGTCGAACTCGTCCTGCAACCGCACCCAATACTGCAGCGCGCCAAGGTAGTTGCCGAGGTGGAAGGAATCGCTGGTGGGCTGGATTCCGGACAGTACCCGCTGCTTACGCTCAGCGGTCGGCTCAGGACTGGACATGAACCGATCTTCGCATGTCCGTCACGCCGAATTTCTGGCCACCCAGTTGCGCGGATCCACCCCCGGCATGCTGGGGCGGCCGGAGCCGACGAGTTGTTGTTCGCGGCGGGTGACCAGCTTGTAGAGGGGGTAGCTGGGGCCGGTCATCGAGGTGGCGAGGGGGTTGCCGACCAGGGGCGGGGAGACGTGGGCGGTGCGGATGGCGCGGGCCAGGGCGCGGTAGGCGGCCTCCTCGCGCAGGCCCCAGCGCAGCTCGTACATGTCGCGGATGCGCTGGGGCAGGCTGCCCTGGACCAGCAGGGAGAAGCCGGAGAGGGCCTGCTGCACCGGCATCGGGAGCGGGTGGGCGATGCGCTGACCCATCAGGTAGGAGCCGACCAGTTTGGCCTCATCGGTGAGGAAGGGTTCGGCCGAGGCCAGATAACCGTCGAAGTAGTCGCGGAATTCGCGGTAGGTGTAGGGCGCGGCGCTGCGCGGCATGCCGAACAGCTCGCCCCAGCGCACGTAGTCCTGGTACAGGCCCTCGCGTTCGGTCGGGGTGAGGCGGCGGACCAGCAGATCGTGCATGACCTCGGCGGAGTCGAAGGTGAAGGCCATGGTCATGAACATCAGCTGCGGATCGTTGGCCGAGTAGCGGGTGCCGGCCGGGTTGGCGTGGCCCGCGTCCTCGGGCAGCACGCCCTCGACGGGCGCGTGCCGCTTGCGGGTGAAGGCCCGGGCGCGGTCGGCTTCGGCGCGGGTGCCCAGGGAAACCGCTTCGAAGAGGCGGCCGGTCAAGGCCAGGCGGGTGTAGGGGGTCATTCGATGCTGGGTGTTCTCGGCGGTCCCGACATAGAGCAGCGGATGCACCGCGCCGATCACCAGGGCCCGCTGGCCGTAGGTGAGCCCGACCGCGCGCTTGCGCATGACCCGCCGAATCATGGAGTCGTCGGAGAAATAGCCGGACTTGTTCGCCGCGCGTGCAGGCATCGTCGCCTCCTCAGGTCGTGGCATGAAACACCACATCTGGTCACAGAGTCCCCCAGATTCGTTTTTCTGGCAAGACCTTCTACCAGAATCGCGACCGTGCCAGAATCGCTTCGTGACCGGGCAACGGACCTACGGCGGCATCCCCGCGGACGAACGCCGCACCCAGCGCCGCACCGCCCTGCTCGACGCCGCCCTCGACCTCCTCGGCGCCGGCGGCATCGACAAGCTCACCGTCTCGGCCCTGTGCGCGGGCGCGGGCCTCAACGAGCGCTACTACTACGAACACTTCGACGGCCGCGACGCCGTGCTGTCGGCCCTGTTCGACAGCCTCGCCGAGGAATTGGCCGCCGCCCTGCTGGCCGGGCTGCACACCGCCCCCGACGACCCGCGCGCCAAGGCGCACGCCGCCATCACCGCCGGCATCGGCGTCCTCGCCGACGACCCGCGCAAGGCCCGGGTGGCCCTGCTGGTCGGCTCCGCCACCCCCGAACTGCGCACCCGCACCACCCACACCATCAAGGCGTTCGCGAATCTCGTTGCCGCCGAGGGCATCGACTTCTACGGCCTCACCGACCGCGACCCGAAACCGCTCATCGGCTTCCGCGCCACCTACCTCGTCGGCGGCCTCGTGCACACCCTCACCGCCTGGCTGCAGGGGGACCTCCCCATGACCCGCGCCGAACTCGTCGACGCCACCACCGACGTCTTCGTGCTGCTGGGCGAGGATCTGGCGCGTGAGATTCGCCGCTGAGGATCAGCGCACGAACGCGACCACGGACGCGCCGTCGGCGGATTCCGCATAGCAGTGGGCGTCGCCGACCGCGAAGGGCACTTCGGACCCGGACCTGTCCGGAATCGATTGCATCCAGCGGATTTTGCTGGTGCGGGCGTCGATGGCGCGCAGGGTGCGGGCGGTCAGCAGGTAGAAGGCTCCGGTGGCCGAGTAACCGGCCGCGCCGGCGGTCTCGCCGGTGTCGGAGAGGGTGAGACTCCACAGCGGCTGGGCTTCCCCGCCGGGGCGCATGGCGTGCAGTTTGGCGCCGTCACAGAGGTAATAGGCGTCGGCGGAGCCGAAGACGGTGTCGGCCGGATAGGGCAGGGCGGGCGTGTTCCACAGGGCGGCACCGGTTTTCGGGTCGAGACCGGAGACGGTGTGCGCGCCGTCGGTGGCCAGCACGGCGCCGGCGACCAGTCCGGAGCCGAGGGTGGCGCGGGCGCCGAGATCACCCGGCCGGGACCAGAGGGTGGCGCCGATTGCGGGGTCGAGGGCCGACAGGGCGCCCTGGTCGCAGGTGTAGAGCGGTGAATCAGGCTCGGGCACAAACAGTTCGGCGTTCTCACACGGCACCTGCCAGCGCACGCTCTTGTCGCGCAGGTCCACGGCCCAGACTTCGCGACCGCCCTTGCCAGAACCAGTGGCGATCAGATAGAGCAGCTGGTCACGCACCCCGAACACACCCTCCAGTTCGACACCGGCGGGTGCGTCGAAGGTCCATTTGCGTTCTCCCGACGCCACTTCCACGGCCACGGCGCGCTGAACGTCGGCGTCGGGCTCGGTCCCGCAGACCACCAGCGTGCTGCCCCACGCACAGGAGCGAGTGCTGATCCCGTGCGTGGTGATCGGCAGCCGCCACGCCTCCCGCCCGCTCTTCGCGGTCACTCCCGCCAATCCGGCGTCGGTCTGGACCACGACACCGCCGGCGGCGTAGCGGAGTCCCCGCACGCCGCCGTCGACCCCGTATTCCCAGGCGATGCTCCCGGAGGCCGCGGTATCGGTCTCTCGTCGCGGGCTCGTGCACGCGGCCAGGGCTCCGGCCGTGAGCAGAATCGCCCCGTCGCGCAATACTTTTCGACGATTCCTCAACACTTACCCCACTCACTGGACGCACTGTCGCCCGACTATAGGGGTAAGCGGCATCGCTCAAACGCAAAACCGCCCGGCCTGTCCGTACGGACAGGCCGGGCGGTCACGACACGGCGATCAGCCGGCGGCGCCGGTCTTCGGGTCGAGCGCCAGCGCGGGCTGGGCGGCGGTCTTGAAGTCGAACATGGCGTCCAGCGTGCCCGCCCGCTCGTCGAAGGAGTCGTCGCCGATGCGACCGGTCTTCCAGTTGTCCTCGATGAACTTCAGCACCGAAGCCTGGTCGGTCACGCCGTGATCGACGAAGTTGGCCTTGGCGTAGGGCGAGATGACCAGCAGCGGCACCCGCTGGCCGTAACCGCAACGGCCCTGGTACTTGGCCGGATTCGCCTTGGCGTCACCGCAGGTGCCGGCGCCGCTGTAGCCGTCCTGCTCGGAGGCGGAGTTCATGACCAGCTTGGGAGCCGCGTGGTCGTACCAGCCGTCGGAGTCGTCGTAGGCGATGACGACCGCGGTGTCCTTCCACTCCGGCAGCTTCTGCAGGTGGTTGATGGTCTCCACCAGGAACTGCTGCTCGTCCAGCGGGTCGGAGTAGGCGGCGTGCCCGTCCTGGTAACCGGCGGCCTTGAGATAACTGACGGCGGGCAGGTTGCCCTTGTCGGCGGCGGCCCAGAAGTCGGTCAGGTCGTACTGGTGGTTGGCCTGATCGGTCTGCCCGATCTTGTCGACCGAGGTCGGCGGCAGGTGATGCGGGTTGGCCGTCGACGGGTAGTACTGGAACGGCTCGTGGTGCGGGATGTAGTCGCCCTTGGTGTCCCAGCCCTTGGGGCTGCCGTCCTTGGCGCCCGTACCGCCCAGTGCCACACCGACATTGTGGGTCGCCCCGCAGACGGCCTTGCCGTCCTTGGTGTCGGTCGGCTTGAAGCCGCCCTGGAAGAAGCCCCAGCTGACGTTCTTCTTGTTGAGCAGGTCACCGATGTTGGTGCCGGACAGCTGCACGGTGTCGCGGTTGGAGCAGTCGTCGCCGTAGGGCTGCGGGTCGCCGACCACGGTGCCCTGGCCGTTGCCGGCATCGGGCAGCACGGTGTCCGCGGGGAAGGGCTGGCCCGGCTTGGGCGGCTCCATCTTGGTGACGCCGTGGGTCTGGCCCGCGACCAGGTTCAGCGCGCCCACGGTGGACGGGCCGAAGGTGGTGGTCCAGGAGTTGTCGCTCATGGCGTAGTGCTGCGCGTAATTCCACAGCGCCGTCACCGAATTGCCGTCGTAGTAGCCCATGACCAGGCCCTGCGGACCGTAGGTGGGCTGCTTGCACGCCTTGCCCTCGGAGACGTTGGTGTGCTCGACGAACTGGTCCATCTTGCCGCCGTCGAGGGCGAGCTGCTCGTCCTTGTACTCGTGGTCCTGATCGCAGGTGATCTGCTGATCCGGGCCGCCGAGCCGCACGGGCTGGGCCTTGTTGGGGTTCTTGGTGAGCAGGTCCGGCGTGAGGCCGTCCACCTTCGGCGTGTTCGGCAGCGCCGTGAACTTGGTGCCGTCGGTGTTGGCCGCGTTCGGGTAGGTGCCGAAGTAGTGGTCGAAGGAGATGTTCTCCTGGAAGATCACCACCACGTGCTTGATCGGGGTCGCGGTGTCGGTGTCCGCGTTGGCCGCCTTGTCGGACGACGACGAACACGCGGTGGCGCTCAACGCGACCAGCGCGGCGAACGCTGCGGCGGCGCGGCTTCGGGTACCGAAGCGGCGACCGCGGGCGACAGCCGGGCGTGGGCGACGGCGACGAGCCGAGGCGGGCATGGAACCTCCAGGTCGATCCGGATCGCGTCGGCCGCGATCACATAGCGAGACCATTTCAGCGTCACTGACCAGTTTGTTCGACCGCAGGTGAACGGGAGAGGAAACTCCGGTGAATCACGATTCCCGGGGCGCGGGGTCCAAAACCAATGGCGAAACGGACATTCCGGGCGGAGTGGCGTCTTGCAGGACCACCCGGAAAACAATGCCGCGCCGCGCCCACGACGCCGCGCAGTCGTCCATCGCCGCGGCGAACCACGCTCGCTCCCCCGGCTGTTCGTCGAGCATGAGCGCGGCATTGCGGACGACCGCCACGTATCCGCGCGCCGGGCCGACGAAATCGTCGAGGTCGCGCAGACATTCGTCGAACGCGTCCTTGTTCTCCCCGAAGTAGTAGGGGAATTGGAACGCGGCGGCGAACTCGTCGAAAACCCCTGCGACCGTGCGCATCTTGCGACCGCGCAGTTCACGCGAGAGGTATCCGTCCGGAATGCGGTAACGCACACCGGAGAATTCGGCCGCACCGATCGGCAGCACGCCCAGCACCGGTGCGGGTGTCCGCCGCGTGGCGTGATCGGCGGAATCGGAAGCGGCGGAGAGGAACTGCGACAGCGGCATCGGCTCGGTCATCAGCGCATCCTCGTGAAGGTCTGGTAGTGGTCCCCCGTGTAATACGCCGACCCGTCGCTGCCGGTGATGATGCGCTCGGCGTCGCGGGTCTGCCCCGGCTGCTTGGGATTGACGTCCCACTCCTGATAACTGATGGCCTTACCGGACGAATCCTTGCGCGGCAGTTGACCATCCCGATTGTTCCAAGGGTCGCCACCGTGCGTGCCCGGCGCGTTGGCCGAGCCGGGCCAGCGCCCGGCGTCGATCTCGACCAGCGTCTCGTAGGCGCGATCCGGCACGCCAGGCGCCTTCGACGGCGCGACGGACTGATCCGCGGGTTTGGCGCCACCCGGTTTCGCCGTGGTCTGCACCGTCGAGCTCGCGACGGCCTTGCCCCCGTTGGTGTCCCGATGCTCGCTCACCCGATTGGCCACGAACGCCGCCAGCAACAACAGCACCGCGACGCCCAGCGTGAGCCAGGCGCGCGTCTTCTTGGAGGCGTTCATCGGTACTGCACCGTCACCGGCGCGTGATCGGACCAGCGTTCGGCGTAGGTGGCGGCCTTCTCCACCACGGCCTGCTTGGCGCGGGTGGCGATATCGCCGCGCGCGAGCTGATAGTCAATCCGCCAACCGGCATCGTTGTCGTAGGCGCGGCCGCGGTAGGAGTGCCAGGAGTACGGTCCCGGGACGCCCGGATGCAGATCGCGGA
This sequence is a window from Nocardia yunnanensis. Protein-coding genes within it:
- a CDS encoding phospholipase C yields the protein MPASARRRRPRPAVARGRRFGTRSRAAAAFAALVALSATACSSSSDKAANADTDTATPIKHVVVIFQENISFDHYFGTYPNAANTDGTKFTALPNTPKVDGLTPDLLTKNPNKAQPVRLGGPDQQITCDQDHEYKDEQLALDGGKMDQFVEHTNVSEGKACKQPTYGPQGLVMGYYDGNSVTALWNYAQHYAMSDNSWTTTFGPSTVGALNLVAGQTHGVTKMEPPKPGQPFPADTVLPDAGNGQGTVVGDPQPYGDDCSNRDTVQLSGTNIGDLLNKKNVSWGFFQGGFKPTDTKDGKAVCGATHNVGVALGGTGAKDGSPKGWDTKGDYIPHHEPFQYYPSTANPHHLPPTSVDKIGQTDQANHQYDLTDFWAAADKGNLPAVSYLKAAGYQDGHAAYSDPLDEQQFLVETINHLQKLPEWKDTAVVIAYDDSDGWYDHAAPKLVMNSASEQDGYSGAGTCGDAKANPAKYQGRCGYGQRVPLLVISPYAKANFVDHGVTDQASVLKFIEDNWKTGRIGDDSFDERAGTLDAMFDFKTAAQPALALDPKTGAAG
- a CDS encoding PQQ-binding-like beta-propeller repeat protein; the encoded protein is MLRNRRKVLRDGAILLTAGALAACTSPRRETDTAASGSIAWEYGVDGGVRGLRYAAGGVVVQTDAGLAGVTAKSGREAWRLPITTHGISTRSCAWGSTLVVCGTEPDADVQRAVAVEVASGERKWTFDAPAGVELEGVFGVRDQLLYLIATGSGKGGREVWAVDLRDKSVRWQVPCENAELFVPEPDSPLYTCDQGALSALDPAIGATLWSRPGDLGARATLGSGLVAGAVLATDGAHTVSGLDPKTGAALWNTPALPYPADTVFGSADAYYLCDGAKLHAMRPGGEAQPLWSLTLSDTGETAGAAGYSATGAFYLLTARTLRAIDARTSKIRWMQSIPDRSGSEVPFAVGDAHCYAESADGASVVAFVR
- the trpS gene encoding tryptophan--tRNA ligase — translated: MSSPEPTAERKQRVLSGIQPTSDSFHLGNYLGALQYWVRLQDEFDAFYFIPDLHAITVPQDPKELRRRTKVSAAQLLALGLDPKRSTLFVQSQVPEHAELAWVLNCLTGFGEASRMTQFKDKSVKQGADNATVGLFTYPVLMAADILLYRAQLVPVGEDQRQHLELTRNLAQRFNTRYKKTFVVPEPHIVTGTAKIYDLQDPTAKMSKSATTDAGLLNLLDDPKVSAKKIRSAVTDAEREIRYDPQAKAGVSNLLVILSSLTDTPIVTLEQDYAGKGYGDLKSDTADALVEFVTPLRAKVEEYMSDQGELDRILATGAERAREVAGKTLAQVYDRVGFLAR
- a CDS encoding oxygenase MpaB family protein; the protein is MPARAANKSGYFSDDSMIRRVMRKRAVGLTYGQRALVIGAVHPLLYVGTAENTQHRMTPYTRLALTGRLFEAVSLGTRAEADRARAFTRKRHAPVEGVLPEDAGHANPAGTRYSANDPQLMFMTMAFTFDSAEVMHDLLVRRLTPTEREGLYQDYVRWGELFGMPRSAAPYTYREFRDYFDGYLASAEPFLTDEAKLVGSYLMGQRIAHPLPMPVQQALSGFSLLVQGSLPQRIRDMYELRWGLREEAAYRALARAIRTAHVSPPLVGNPLATSMTGPSYPLYKLVTRREQQLVGSGRPSMPGVDPRNWVARNSA
- a CDS encoding barstar family protein, which translates into the protein MTEPMPLSQFLSAASDSADHATRRTPAPVLGVLPIGAAEFSGVRYRIPDGYLSRELRGRKMRTVAGVFDEFAAAFQFPYYFGENKDAFDECLRDLDDFVGPARGYVAVVRNAALMLDEQPGERAWFAAAMDDCAASWARRGIVFRVVLQDATPPGMSVSPLVLDPAPRES
- a CDS encoding SnoaL-like polyketide cyclase, with product MTDQAIESVETPLHLQGRDAVIAAAAPDDWREGAPDYHLSKEVIPVERTTQHAPDSLEHIVEELVKVFEMEVSHKKDPAKWVSLVAEHYRGRVNGGQWQDAEEFARIGSYNILIGENPFYDVEGENFESSHKIFHTAFPGGFFWEVLEVLAGPPTVTFKWRHWGRYEGEYKGHQPTGELIEMTGITIAKVSEDLRILELEHFYDNNKLLGPLAHGCPVTHTAN
- the yhjD gene encoding inner membrane protein YhjD, whose product is MFGKVVGNVKAWAERQVRRRPWLDHVVRAGGRYQRQRGDYYAAGITYFTVLSLFPLLMVGFAVAGFVLSRNPQLLTDIQHKIVENIPGSAGDSINDLIHKAVQSRAGVGSIGLVTGAYAGLGWIANLRAALTEQWDQPAKPGNWFVTKASDLLALIGLFVAFNVSIGLSILASSGLINTLLKRLNVHESTAVEVLLAVGSLVLAVLANWAVFVWIIARMPRHPVTFRSAARAALIAAVIFEVFKQLASIILKSVVTGPAGVVFGPIIGLMVFSYFTARILLFATAWAATASDNDVPAEIPPPGPAIIRPRATIAELSAGKGAALFGAGALAATLLSMRRRR
- a CDS encoding D-alanyl-D-alanine carboxypeptidase family protein; the protein is MSIRRYSRRPAVSAERTAVSAERTAVTAKRAAVTVAAVVAAVSGFAFAPGPGDATAQPSTTTTPFTTPNTDGCPNKTTPPSPIDSSEVPEPGQTAPGPLPIPDPPVGGKALGGCGVLLPAGAGPLPEGISATAWEVADLDTGKVIAAKDPHGRYRPASTIKVLLASVAIPALDLDKTIVGTQDDANADGTRVGIGPGGRYTNKQLFQALIMASGNDAAHAISTQLGGDDATVAKMNALAKQLRALDTRAATPSGLDGPGMSISAYDLALLFRHAMTLPLFAELIHTEQVDFPGFPANPKIPDDKDHPGFPIANDNHLLYEYDGAIGGKTGYTDDARQTFVAAAARNGHRYVVTLLKADVRPFRPWEQAAKLLDYAFALPAGASIGTMPDASGKTPESSVALASPPTPDAAQPAPADDGSDHHALRIALMVGGVALVVVLLLAARRVSRRR
- a CDS encoding TetR/AcrR family transcriptional regulator, yielding MTGQRTYGGIPADERRTQRRTALLDAALDLLGAGGIDKLTVSALCAGAGLNERYYYEHFDGRDAVLSALFDSLAEELAAALLAGLHTAPDDPRAKAHAAITAGIGVLADDPRKARVALLVGSATPELRTRTTHTIKAFANLVAAEGIDFYGLTDRDPKPLIGFRATYLVGGLVHTLTAWLQGDLPMTRAELVDATTDVFVLLGEDLAREIRR
- a CDS encoding ribonuclease domain-containing protein; translated protein: MNASKKTRAWLTLGVAVLLLLAAFVANRVSEHRDTNGGKAVASSTVQTTAKPGGAKPADQSVAPSKAPGVPDRAYETLVEIDAGRWPGSANAPGTHGGDPWNNRDGQLPRKDSSGKAISYQEWDVNPKQPGQTRDAERIITGSDGSAYYTGDHYQTFTRMR